Below is a genomic region from Candidatus Aenigmatarchaeota archaeon.
CAGTCTGTCAGTTGGCTGGGCAGTGAAGCGTCCTCTGGGTTTGAAATGGCAGAGTTTGAGCGGGGCTGCGAAATTCTTTCGGAAGTTTACGGGTGCAGCGAGGAGGCAGTATCGCGGGTAGAGCCCTCCTACTCCGGGCAGCATACGTTTGGGCCATTAGACAACTGGAATTTTCTTAATGTTTGCAAAGGGTACCTTAACAACCCGCTTGCTACTCCAAAAGACTGCATAAATGCCTGCTGGAGGTGTTCTGGCATTGCGCCCGGAAGCAGCTGCGTTACAGATGAAGACTGCTACCTTTTGCTTGGAGACACGTCACGATGTGTCTTGTTGGAATCTGGCTCTGGCCTATGTACCTATAAGGAATAAGGTGGGGCGGATTATAAAACATTAAGCATAAACCCCCGCAAGCTTTTTGCCGCATTTTTTGCATGCTTTTGGGGGCGGAGTAATTTTATATCCTGACCTGGAAACCATAAGCTCGCCGCAGGAAGCGCAGAGAGTATCTCTGCTAAGGTCTTCAGGAATATTTCCCAGGTAGACGTGGTCCAGGTTTTTCTTTGCAACCTTATGCAGTTTTTTGAGTGTTTCAAGGGGCGTTGGAGGAACGTCAGTCATCAGGTACATCGGGAAAAATCTGGAGATGTGGAGGGGCGTTTCTCTTCCAAGATTTTCGCTTACCCATTCTGTAATTTCACCCATCCATTTTTCAGAGTCATTGTGGCCAGGGATTATAAGCATAGTTATTTCAATCCAGACCTTTCGCTTTTTGTATTCCTTAAGGGCTGATAGGACTGGTTTCAAGGAGGCAAGGCAGAGTGAGCTGTAGACCTTCTCGTCCCCTTTTATGTCCACGTTTACTGCATCAAGGTACTTGGACATTTTTGCAATTGGCTCCTTTTGGGTATATCCATTTGAGACCCAGACGTTTTTGAGCCCCTGCCTTTTTGCAAGCTTCATCACATCAAGGGCGTACTCGTAGAATACGGTTGGCTCGGTGTAGGTATAGGCAATGGACTGGCAGTTGTTTTTCCTTGCTGCCTCAACCACTTCTTTTGGCCCAGTATTTTTTCCAAATATCTCTTTGGGTTTTGAGATGTCGAAATTCTGGCAGAACTTGCAGGCCAGGTTACATCCCACGGTTGCAATTGACAGGGCTCTTGTTCCTGGCAGGAAGTGGTAGAATGGCTTTTTCTCGA
It encodes:
- the amrS gene encoding AmmeMemoRadiSam system radical SAM enzyme; the protein is MKEALFYEKLPEKKVRCQLCARSCLIGEGKAGFCSVRKNIEGKLFSLVYGKLCSIAVDPIEKKPFYHFLPGTRALSIATVGCNLACKFCQNFDISKPKEIFGKNTGPKEVVEAARKNNCQSIAYTYTEPTVFYEYALDVMKLAKRQGLKNVWVSNGYTQKEPIAKMSKYLDAVNVDIKGDEKVYSSLCLASLKPVLSALKEYKKRKVWIEITMLIIPGHNDSEKWMGEITEWVSENLGRETPLHISRFFPMYLMTDVPPTPLETLKKLHKVAKKNLDHVYLGNIPEDLSRDTLCASCGELMVSRSGYKITPPPKACKKCGKKLAGVYA